One Diospyros lotus cultivar Yz01 chromosome 1, ASM1463336v1, whole genome shotgun sequence genomic window carries:
- the LOC127790492 gene encoding UBP1-associated proteins 1A-like — MAKKGKAKKKKAVTRQPQGDSKSVKKNCRKKKKLQKYQAPVPTKDTAMPIQSDSDADDDSSSGETKLEKIQKVLEPYTRFQRINFLVGTAVSGAFLFTHFHDVADRDISRRKLIVYGLVWVATRETLVFAFESYGEIEDCKVIFNRVMGKTKGYSFVQFKTRREAAKALKQLRKKIGI; from the coding sequence ATGGCGAAGAAGGGCaaggcgaagaagaaaaaggCGGTGACTAGACAACCACAAGGTGACAGCAAAAGCGTCAAGAAGAactgcaggaagaagaagaagcttcagaAATACCAAGCTCCAGTCCCAACCAAAGACACCGCGATGCCAATTCAGTCCGATTCGGACGCCGACGATGATTCCTCCTCCGGTGAGACCAAGCTCGAGAAGATCCAGAAAGTTCTTGAGCCCTACACCAGGTTCCAGCGGATTAACTTCCTTGTCGGCACCGCTGTGTCCGGTGCCTTCCTATTCACTCACTTCCACGATGTCGCGGATCGCGACATATCTCGTCGCAAGCTCATCGTCTACGGCCTCGTGTGGGTCGCGACTCGAGAAACCTTAGTCTTTGCCTTCGAGTCATACGGCGAGATTGAGGATTGCAAAGTCATCTTCAACCGGGTCATGGGCAAGACCAAGGGCTACAGCTTCGTCCAGTTTAAGACGAGACGGGAAGCGGCCAAGGCATTGAAGCAGCTGAGGAAGAAGATCGGAATTTGA